The Arachis duranensis cultivar V14167 chromosome 2, aradu.V14167.gnm2.J7QH, whole genome shotgun sequence genome has a window encoding:
- the LOC110277433 gene encoding uncharacterized protein LOC110277433: MATSYDSINSITCSRLCNEKVWKIKARIIRLWKVPSKFDKSKTAYLKMVLMDDKVVVEKYSYGQLYHSQLGLKEGSPFARLISKAKLIIWDEAPMIISKYCYEALDICLRDILRCSDSYNAHLSFGGKVVVLGGDFRQILPVISRGSRQDIIQSSINSSYLWHNCKVLKLTKNMRLSLGENNNIQKLRNFAKWLLKIGDGLAGDTTDSESIIHIPSDILIKNSETVLDDLIDFVYPNMLSNLSVENYFKDRAILAPTLDCVTDVNNKITAGLPGQERVYLSSDSLCAEEENMEFELNVFSPEILNGINCSGLPPHKLVLKVGAPVMLLRNIDQTNGLCNGTRMQVRRMGNHVIECKTLTGNKAGSIILIPRLNLIPNNETLPVRVTSKDGLRVLLQNHGHLEDNCTTNVVYREVFESL, from the exons ATGGCTACAAGTTATGATTCTATCAACAGTATTACCTGTAGTAGATTATGTAATGAAAAGGTTTGGAAAATAAAGGCAAGGATTATAAGGTTATGGAAAGTTCCATCCAAATTTGACAAGAGTAAGACAGCTTATCTAAAAATGGTTCTCATGGATGATAAG GTGGTTGTGGAAAAATATTCTTATGGTCAACTATAtcattctcaattaggtctAAAGGAg GGAAGTCCTTTTGCAAGGTTAATATCCAAGGCCAAATTAATCATATGGGATGAAGCTCCAATGATAATAAGTAAGTATTGTTACGAAGCTTTAGACATATGCCTCAGAGACATCTTAAGGTGCTCAGATTCGTATAATGCTCATTTGTCATTTGGAGGTAAAGTTGTTGTTCTCGGAGgagattttagacaaatttTACCTGTGATTTCCAGAGGCTCAAGGCAAGATATAATTCAGTCTTCTATTAATTCTTCATATTTATGGCATAACTGTAAGGTTTTAAAGCTTACAAAAAACATGAGATTGTCACTAggtgaaaacaacaacatacaAAAACTCAGAAATTTTGcaaaatggctactcaaaattgGTGATGGTTTGGCTGGTGATACAACAGATAGTGAATCGATCATTCATATACCATCTGACATTTTGATTAAGAACTCTGAGACAGTTTTGGATGACCTCATTGATTTCGTGTATCCAAATATGTTATCCAATTTATCCGTTGAAAATTATTTCAAGGATAGAGCAATTCTTGCACCAACTTTGGATTGTGTCACTGATGTCAACAACAAGATAACTGCAGGGTTACCTGGACAAGAAAGAGTCTACTTAAGTTCAGACTCTCTATGTGCTGAAGAGGAAAATATGGAATTTGAGTTAAATGTTTTCTCGCCGGAGATTCTAAATGGAATAAATTGTTCAGGTCTACCACCACACAAGTTGGTTCTGAAGGTTGGCGCTCCTGTTATGTTGCTGCGGAATATAGACCAAACTAATGGTTTGTGCAATGGAACGAGGATGCAAGTTAGAAGAATGGGAAATCATGTGATAGAATGCAAGACTTTAACTGGTAACAAAGCTGGAAGTATTATTCTTATCCCAAGACTGAATCTAATTCCAAATAATGAAACATTGCCGGTCAG GGTAACAAGTAAAGATGGTCTGCGAGTGCTGTTGCAAAATCATGGACACTTGGAAGATAACTGCACGACGAATGTGGTGTATAGAGAAGTTTTTGAGAGCCTATAA
- the LOC107475168 gene encoding putative disease resistance RPP13-like protein 1, with the protein MAAKLEGGAYLSSFVDAVLKKLSSLDVNSTPMARKLADQDLLQRLKLSLRSVRPVLDDAEQKLIRNDQEVKRWLLDLQDALYMADDLLDELSTKAATLTPTQRDPGNYSSMCHSIVDSILEDSDDDDYEMGVADLVDKLESIVEEKNGLGLKDEPVRDPEDMSWRIESSLVESSEIFGRDNDKEAIIKLLLDDTCYAKISVIPIVGMGGVGKTTLAQLVYNDERVDEKFDIKAWVCVSDQFDIVKVTKTLIEAAGGSSYNGNSLDLLQTELKDKLMGKKFLIVLDDVWIDNSYSRQWKTLQKPFQFGKKGSKVLVTTRNDTTADVVKTISAYKLSLLSEKDCWSLFLKCVFLSSESKEYSTLEPVGRELVKKCKGLPLAVESLGALLRTNYDEREWDSVLKSELWEVFEDQNDEIIPALSMSYYYLPSTLKRCFVHCSLFPKNYLFVKHELILLWIAEELLQPKGKKDLEEIGSEYFDQLVARSFLQSSSTYNSFYVIHDLMHDLATTHAGEFYFRAEKLDEHIRINNKTRHLSRNARGNYPFAQIVAACGRVKDARTLLEISFCQEYPFVAPSTKGKNFLHDFLSKLKCLRVLSFNAFPLYSLPDSIGNLIHLRYLDLSNTTTEILPEELCCLYNLQTLKLKNCRLLKKLPCNMQDLVNLRHLDIDGAGLEEMPKGMSKLKDLQFLSDYIVGKHADNNQIKELGALANIQESLHVCQLENIEDGAQALEARIADKKHIRVLYLTWSSNSHSHIDDYQDILNNLRPHTNLRELSIKEYKGLTFPNWLGHSSYKSMTKLYLYGCSNCLELPSLGHLPSLKCLRLSNFYKLQRIGAEFYKEDGSSSRKAAFPVLETLSFEGMDCWEEWLSVSSELDAFPQLRELTVRRCPALRGDLPIQLLALQSLCIDQCGQLDFSLPRADALLELSVEGPQKVEAVLKAIAGNQLNCLQSLSITNCCSATSFLVGSMPSSLQHLVINGCPYIELPVLQQQHESLQSISISNSCHSLTSFPLASFPNLTTLRISSCINLRSLLASDPTSASTSASSLHSLTIESCPSLGSFPTLEMVAPHLEYLLLRECPEIESFFEGGLPPNLRELKIQHCEKLVKYLASMDLCDHCLTCLDIRHPYDNIKSFPMGGSLPASLETLNLRSFPCLEILDCKGLDHLQRLLIDYCPRLDVAGESFPASLSMLHLNGPSLLRKRLGIND; encoded by the coding sequence ATGGCTGCAAAACTTGAGGGTGGAGCTTATCTCTCTTCCTTTGTTGATGCTGTTTTGAAGAAGCTGTCTTCACTCGATGTCAACTCAACTCCAATGGCAAGGAAGCTAGCTGACCAGGACTTGCTGCAGAGGCTGAAGCTAAGTCTCCGTTCAGTTCGACCTGTGCTCGATGATGCTGAGCAGAAGCTGATTAGAAATGACCAAGAAGTCAAGAGATGGCTTCTTGATCTCCAAGATGCTCTCTACATGGCTGATGACTTGCTTGATGAACTCTCCACTAAAGCTGCCACTCTGACTCCCACTCAAAGGGATCCAGGTAACTATTCTTCCATGTGTCACTCTATCGTTGATTCAATCTTGGAagatagtgatgatgatgattatgagatGGGGGTAGCTGACCTAGTTGATAAACTAGAGTCTATTGTTGAAGAGAAAAATGGTCTTGGTCTAAAAGATGAGCCTGTCAGAGATCCAGAGGACATGTCATGGAGAATTGAGTCATCTCTGGTTGAAAGTTCTGAGATATTTGGAAGGGATAATGACAAGGAAGCCATCATAAAATTGTTGTTAGATGATACTTGTTATGCTAAAATATCTGTGATCCCCATTGTGGGAATGGGAGGAGTTGGAAAAACTACCTTAGCTCAGTTGGTTTACAATGACGAAAGAGTGGATGAGAAATTTGACATTAAAGCATGGGTGTGTGTTTCCGACCAATTTGACATTGTTAAGGTTACAAAGACCTTAATAGAAGCAGCAGGTGGTAGTTCTTATAATGGGAATTCTTTAGATTTACTTCAAACTGAGTTGAAGGATAAGTTGATGGGGAAGAAATTCTTGATTGTTTTGGATGACGTGTGGATTGATAATTCTTATTCCAGGCAGTGGAAAACCCTTCAGAAACCTTTTCAATTTGGAAAAAAAGGAAGCAAGGTTCTTGTTACAACTCGAAATGATACTACTGCTGATGTAGTGAAAACTATTTCAGCATACAAGCTGAGTTTATTGTCAGAGAAAGATTGTTGGTCACTTTTTTTGAAATGTGTATTCCTTTCATCTGAATCCAAGGAGTATTCGACTCTGGAACCTGTTGGTCGAGAACTTGTCAAAAAGTGCAAAGGGCTACCTTTGGCTGTAGAGTCGCTTGGTGCCTTATTACGAACAAACTATGATGAAAGGGAATGGGATAGTGTACTGAAAAGTGAACTTTGGGAAGTTTTTGAAGATCAAAATGACGAGATTATTCCTGCATTAAGCATGAGCTATTATTATCTTCCTTCAACTTTAAAGCGATGCTTTGTTCATTGTTCTTTGTTTCCAAAAAATTACCTATTTGTTAAACATGAGCTGATCTTGCTATGGATAGCAGAAGAACTTTTACagccaaaaggaaaaaaggatCTAGAAGAAATTGGTTCTGAATATTTCGATCAATTGGTTGCGAGGTCCTTTCTTCAATCCTCTAGTACCTATAACAGCTTCTATGTCATTCATGATCTCATGCATGATTTGGCAACAACTCATGCTGGAGAATTCTACTTTAGAGCTGAAAAACTTGATGAACATATCAGGATCAACAATAAAACTCGGCATTTATCGCGTAACGCTAGAGGAAATTATCCCTTCGCACAAATTGTGGCAGCTTGTGGCAGGGTAAAAGATGCGAGAACACTTCTTGAAATAAGTTTTTGTCAAGAGTATCCTTTCGTGGCTCCATCTACCAAAGGGAAGAACTTTCTTCATGACTTTCTATCAAAGTTGAAATGCTTAAGAGTTTTGTCATTTAATGCCTTTCCTCTTTATTCGTTACCAGATTCAATAGGTAACTTGATCCATTTGCGATATTTGGATCTCTCAAATACGACGACGGAGATATTGCCTGAGGAGTTGTGTTGCTTGTACAATCTCCAAACATTGAAGTTGAAAAATTGTCGACTTCTGAAGAAGCTGCCCTGTAATATGCAAGATCTTGTTAATCTACGCCATCTTGATATTGATGGAGCTGGTCTTGAAGAGATGCCGAAAGGAATGAGCAAGTTGAAGGATTTGCAGTTTTTAAGTGACTATATTGTTGGCAAGCATGCagataataatcaaattaaagaATTAGGAGCACTTGCAAATATTCAGGAGTCACTTCACGTTTGCCAATTAGAGAATATTGAGGATGGTGCTCAAGCTTTGGAGGCAAGAATTGCTGATAAGAAGCACATTAGGGTTCTATATTTGACGTGGTCCTCAAACAGCCACAGCCATATTGATGATTATCAAGATATACTGAATAATTTAAGGCCTCACACAAACTTGAGAGAGCTTTCAATCAAAGAGTACAAGGGTCTAACGTTTCCAAATTGGTTAGGACATTCTTCCTACAAAAGTATGACCAAACTGTACTTGTATGGCTGCAGCAACTGTTTAGAGCTTCCGTCACTTGGACACCTACCCTCTTTGAAGTGCTTGCGCCTCTCCAACTTTTACAAGCTACAACGCATCGGTGCTGAGTTTTACAAAGAGGATGGATCTTCTTCTCGTAAGGCAGCCTTTCCAGTGCTTGAAACTCTGAGTTTTGAAGGAATGGATTGCTGGGAGGAGTGGCTTTCAGTCTCATCTGAGTTGGATGCTTTTCCTCAGCTTAGGGAACTCACAGTGCGACGTTGCCCTGCATTAAGGGGAGATTTGCCGATTCAACTACTGGCTTTGCAAAGCCTTTGCATTGATCAATGTGGCCAGCTTGATTTTTCTCTCCCAAGAGCTGATGCATTGCTCGAGTTATCAGTTGAAGGACCCCAGAAGGTGGAGGCAGTGTTGAAGGCCATTGCAGGCAACCAACTAAACTGTCTACAGTCTTTAAGCATCACAAACTGTTGTTCAGCCACATCATTTCTGGTAGGTTCGATGCCCTCTTCATTGCAACACTTGGTAATCAACGGCTGCCCATATATAGAGCTCCCAGTGCTGCAGCAGCAGCATGAGTCATTACAATCGATATCAATATCTAACAGTTGTCATTCGCTCACTTCCTTCCCCTTGGCAAGCTTTCCGAACCTCACCACACTCAGAATTTCATCCTGTATAAATTTGAGGTCACTTTTGGCATCAGATCCTACTTCTGCTTCAACTTCAGCTTCAAGTCTCCACTCTTTAACCATCGAAAGCTGCCCAAGTTTGGGATCTTTTCCCACACTAGAGATGGTTGCACCCCATCTAGAGTATCTCTTGCTTCGAGAATGCCCAGAAATTGAATCCTTTTTTGAAGGGGGTTTGCCACCTAACCTGAGAGAGCTTAAAATCCAGCATTGTGAGAAACTGGTGAAGTACCTAGCATCCATGGACTTGTGTGATCACTGTCTTACCTGTCTTGACATCCGACATCCATATGATAATATCAAATCCTTCCCCATGGGCGGTTCCCTGCCGGCCTCCCTTGAGACTCTCAATCTGCGAAGCTTTCCATGTCTAGAAATCTTAGACTGCAAGGGACTTGACCATCTCCAGCGTCTATTGATAGATTATTGTCCCAGACTGGATGTTGCAGGGGAAAGCTTTCCTGCCTCTCTGTCAATGCTCCACTTAAATGGACCTTCTTTGCTGAGGAAACGGTTAGGGATAAATGACTAG